In Massilia forsythiae, one DNA window encodes the following:
- a CDS encoding lytic transglycosylase domain-containing protein: MRRGIARRAAAWFGGALLAAGLLGGAPAQAGNQKEEAMADSVRLALERAIRDGRPPKPVLRDDAARARYQQWFDAMSGRLKRRLPDDQLRTEFLESAWYEATRAGLDPGMVLGLIQVESAYRKYAVSMAGARGYMQVMPFWTKVIGDANRRALFDMQTNLRYGCSILRMYIDMEGGNLYLALGRYNGSRGRPEYPNAVLAAWKNWEFAPPA; this comes from the coding sequence ATGCGCCGCGGGATCGCACGCCGGGCCGCCGCCTGGTTCGGGGGCGCCTTGCTCGCCGCCGGATTGCTGGGCGGCGCGCCGGCGCAGGCCGGCAACCAGAAGGAAGAGGCGATGGCCGATTCCGTGCGGCTGGCGCTCGAGCGTGCGATCCGCGACGGCCGTCCGCCCAAGCCGGTATTGCGCGACGACGCCGCGCGCGCCCGCTACCAGCAGTGGTTCGACGCCATGTCCGGGCGCCTCAAGCGGCGCCTGCCGGACGACCAGCTGCGCACCGAGTTCCTGGAATCGGCGTGGTACGAAGCCACCCGCGCCGGACTCGATCCGGGCATGGTGCTGGGCCTGATCCAGGTCGAATCGGCCTACCGCAAGTACGCGGTGTCGATGGCCGGCGCGCGCGGCTACATGCAGGTGATGCCGTTCTGGACCAAGGTGATCGGCGACGCCAACCGGCGCGCGCTGTTCGACATGCAGACCAACCTGCGCTACGGCTGCTCGATCCTGCGCATGTACATCGACATGGAAGGCGGCAACCTGTACCTGGCCCTGGGCCGCTACAACGGCAGCCGCGGCCGGCCCGAGTACCCGAACGCGGTGCTGGCGGCGTGGAAGAACTGGGAGTTCGCGCCGCCGGCGTGA
- a CDS encoding SulP family inorganic anion transporter, with product MPPAVSPSSISPSGLSPAHVKTNLLSGLTVALALVPEAIAFALVAHVSPLTGLYAAVLVSFITSAFGGRPGMISGAAGALAVVMVALVAQHGVQYLFAAVVLMGVLQMLFALARLGKFIRMVPHPVMLGFVNGLAIVIFVAQFEHFKVAGADGAAHWMVGARLWTMLGLVALTMALIYLTPRITKAVPATLMGIVVVALLVRLLGIDTKTVGDLGSIAGGLPAFHAPAVPFDLETLRIVFPYSLVLAGVGLIETLLTLTLIDEITDTRGQPNRESLAQGAANVVTGLFGGMGGCAMIGQSMINVGNGATGRLSGIAASLLLLSFILFGSSVIERIPLAALIGVMFVVCEKTFEWGTFRLFGKVPRADALVVVLVAGVTLAFNLATAVVVGVIVSALVFAWEHAKRIRATVSTDALGWKVYELEGTLFFASSAGFQALFSPRDDPQDVAIEFRGARVADHSAIQAIDGLAQRYRLLGKRLHLRHLSPDCRALLARADAMIEVSLADDPRYRVADDKLD from the coding sequence TGTCGCCGCTCACCGGCCTGTACGCCGCGGTGCTGGTCTCGTTCATCACCTCGGCCTTCGGCGGCCGGCCGGGCATGATCTCGGGCGCCGCCGGCGCGCTGGCCGTGGTGATGGTGGCGCTGGTGGCGCAGCACGGCGTGCAATACCTGTTCGCCGCCGTCGTGCTGATGGGCGTGCTGCAGATGCTGTTCGCGCTGGCGCGCCTCGGCAAGTTCATCCGCATGGTGCCGCATCCGGTCATGCTCGGCTTCGTCAACGGCCTGGCAATCGTGATCTTCGTGGCCCAGTTCGAGCATTTCAAGGTGGCGGGCGCCGATGGGGCCGCGCACTGGATGGTCGGCGCCCGGCTGTGGACCATGCTCGGCCTGGTGGCGCTGACGATGGCGCTGATCTACCTGACGCCGCGCATCACGAAAGCGGTGCCGGCCACGCTGATGGGCATCGTCGTGGTAGCGCTATTGGTGCGCCTGCTCGGCATCGACACCAAGACCGTGGGCGACCTCGGTTCGATCGCCGGTGGCCTGCCGGCCTTCCACGCGCCGGCCGTGCCGTTCGACCTGGAGACGCTCAGGATCGTGTTCCCGTACTCGCTGGTGCTGGCCGGCGTCGGCCTGATCGAGACCCTGCTGACGCTGACCCTGATCGACGAGATCACCGACACGCGCGGCCAGCCGAACCGCGAAAGCCTGGCGCAGGGCGCGGCCAACGTGGTCACCGGCCTGTTCGGCGGCATGGGCGGCTGCGCCATGATCGGCCAGAGCATGATCAACGTCGGCAACGGCGCCACCGGGCGCCTGTCCGGCATCGCGGCTTCGCTGCTGCTGTTGTCGTTCATCCTGTTCGGCTCCAGCGTGATCGAGCGGATTCCGCTGGCGGCGCTGATCGGCGTGATGTTCGTGGTGTGCGAAAAGACCTTCGAATGGGGCACCTTCCGCCTGTTCGGCAAGGTGCCGCGCGCCGATGCGCTGGTGGTGGTGCTGGTGGCCGGCGTGACGCTGGCCTTCAACCTGGCCACCGCGGTGGTGGTGGGCGTGATCGTGTCGGCGCTGGTGTTCGCCTGGGAGCACGCCAAGCGCATCCGCGCGACGGTCTCGACCGACGCTCTCGGCTGGAAGGTCTACGAACTGGAGGGCACGCTGTTCTTCGCATCGAGCGCCGGCTTCCAGGCGCTGTTTTCGCCCAGGGACGACCCGCAGGACGTGGCGATCGAGTTCCGCGGCGCGCGCGTGGCCGACCATTCGGCGATCCAGGCCATCGACGGCCTGGCGCAGCGCTACCGCCTGCTCGGCAAGCGCCTGCACTTGCGCCACCTGAGCCCGGACTGCCGCGCGCTGCTGGCGCGCGCCGACGCCATGATCGAGGTCAGCCTGGCGGACGATCCGCGCTACCGGGTGGCGGACGACAAGCTGGACTGA
- a CDS encoding proline--tRNA ligase produces MRASRFFISTLKEAPSDAEIVSHKLMMRAGMIKRLGSGIYTYMPLGLRVIRKVEAIVREEMNKAGAIELLMPLVQPAELWQETGRWDKMGPELMRVKDRHGRDFAIQPTSEEVITDVVRSEIKSYRQLPLNFYHIQTKFRDERRPRFGLMRGREFTMKDAYSFDRDVAGMQVSYQAMFDAYVKIFTRFGLQFRAVAADNGAIGGTGSHEFHVIASTGEDALVYCPTSDYAANMEAAEALPLLVGRAAAAEALAKTATPGKTKCESVAEFLGLPLARTVKSIALTVEKESEGEVTKENWLLLLRGDHELNEVKVSKVAGLSNFRFASEAEILEAYGSVPGYLGPVATKQPVNVVADRTVANMADFVCGANEEGFHYTGVNWGRDLQEPVVADLRNVVEGDASPDGKGVLAIERGIEVGHVFQLGTAYSAAMNATYLDEKGQPAPLQMGCYGIGVTRILGAAIEQNFDDKGIVWPDAIAPFELVLCPMGYDRSELVKLETDRLYAELQAAGVDVIVDDRGLRPGAMFADWELVGVPHRVVIGERGLKEGNLEYQGRRDAEATAVPAAEMVSFITGKLGTPGK; encoded by the coding sequence ATGCGCGCCTCACGATTTTTTATTTCAACGCTCAAGGAAGCGCCTTCCGATGCCGAGATCGTCAGCCACAAGCTGATGATGCGCGCCGGGATGATCAAGCGTCTCGGTTCCGGCATCTACACCTACATGCCGCTGGGCCTGCGCGTGATCCGCAAAGTCGAGGCCATCGTGCGCGAAGAAATGAACAAGGCCGGCGCAATCGAACTGCTGATGCCGCTGGTGCAGCCGGCCGAGCTGTGGCAGGAAACCGGGCGCTGGGACAAGATGGGCCCCGAGCTGATGCGCGTCAAGGATCGCCACGGCCGCGATTTCGCCATCCAGCCGACCTCGGAAGAAGTCATCACCGACGTGGTACGCAGCGAGATCAAGAGCTACCGCCAGCTGCCGCTGAACTTTTATCACATCCAGACCAAATTCCGCGACGAGCGCCGCCCGCGCTTCGGCCTGATGCGCGGCCGCGAGTTCACCATGAAGGACGCCTATTCCTTCGACCGCGACGTGGCCGGCATGCAGGTGTCGTACCAGGCGATGTTCGACGCCTACGTAAAAATCTTCACCCGCTTCGGCCTGCAGTTCCGCGCGGTGGCGGCCGACAACGGCGCCATCGGCGGCACCGGCTCGCACGAATTCCACGTGATCGCCAGCACCGGCGAGGACGCGCTGGTGTACTGCCCCACCTCGGATTACGCCGCCAACATGGAAGCGGCCGAAGCGTTGCCGCTGCTGGTCGGACGCGCCGCCGCCGCCGAGGCGCTGGCCAAGACCGCGACCCCGGGCAAGACCAAGTGCGAGAGCGTGGCCGAGTTCCTGGGCCTGCCGCTGGCGCGCACGGTGAAGTCGATCGCGCTGACCGTCGAGAAGGAAAGCGAAGGTGAGGTAACCAAGGAAAACTGGCTGTTGCTGCTGCGCGGCGACCATGAGCTGAACGAAGTCAAGGTCTCGAAGGTCGCGGGCCTGTCGAACTTCCGCTTCGCCAGCGAAGCCGAGATCCTGGAAGCCTACGGCAGCGTGCCGGGCTACCTCGGCCCGGTCGCCACCAAACAGCCGGTGAACGTGGTGGCCGACCGCACCGTCGCCAACATGGCCGATTTCGTGTGCGGCGCCAATGAGGAAGGTTTCCACTACACCGGCGTGAACTGGGGCCGCGATCTGCAGGAGCCGGTCGTCGCGGACCTGCGCAACGTGGTCGAGGGCGACGCGTCGCCGGACGGCAAGGGCGTGCTGGCGATCGAGCGCGGCATCGAGGTAGGCCACGTGTTCCAGCTCGGCACCGCGTACTCGGCCGCGATGAACGCGACCTACCTGGACGAGAAAGGCCAGCCGGCGCCGCTGCAGATGGGCTGCTACGGCATCGGCGTGACCCGCATCCTGGGCGCGGCGATCGAGCAGAACTTCGACGACAAGGGCATCGTCTGGCCGGACGCGATCGCGCCGTTCGAACTGGTGCTGTGCCCGATGGGCTACGACCGCAGCGAACTGGTCAAGCTTGAGACCGACCGCCTGTACGCCGAACTGCAGGCGGCGGGCGTGGACGTGATCGTCGACGACCGCGGCCTGCGTCCGGGCGCCATGTTCGCCGACTGGGAACTGGTGGGCGTGCCGCACCGCGTGGTGATCGGCGAGCGCGGCCTCAAGGAAGGCAACCTGGAATACCAGGGCCGCCGCGATGCGGAGGCGACCGCCGTACCGGCCGCCGAGATGGTGTCGTTCATCACCGGCAAACTCGGCACGCCGGGCAAGTAA
- a CDS encoding RNA pyrophosphohydrolase, translating into MLDREGFRPNVGIILLNANNEVWWGKRVREHSWQFPQGGIKYGETPEQAMYRELEEEIGLRQEHVKIVGRTRDWLRYEVPDHFIKREVRGHYRGQKQIWFLLRMVARDNDVNLRLTDHPEFDAWRWHNYWVPLDVVIEFKRDVYQRALQELSRFLTWPSGGQGERRHSSRYLRQPHAPRAPGNGSGPAARTAVPSPGAKVVAVAGKAIAEVVVGSAQLALMRDKE; encoded by the coding sequence ATGCTCGATCGTGAAGGGTTTCGCCCCAACGTCGGCATCATCCTGCTGAACGCCAACAACGAGGTGTGGTGGGGCAAGCGGGTGCGCGAGCACTCATGGCAATTTCCGCAAGGGGGGATCAAATACGGCGAGACGCCGGAACAGGCGATGTACCGCGAGCTCGAGGAAGAAATCGGCCTGCGCCAGGAGCACGTCAAGATCGTGGGCCGCACCCGCGACTGGCTGCGCTACGAAGTGCCGGACCATTTCATCAAGCGCGAGGTGCGCGGCCACTACCGCGGCCAGAAGCAGATCTGGTTCCTGCTGCGCATGGTGGCGCGCGACAACGACGTCAACCTGCGCCTGACCGACCATCCGGAATTCGACGCCTGGCGCTGGCACAACTACTGGGTGCCGCTGGACGTGGTCATCGAATTCAAGCGCGACGTCTACCAGCGCGCGCTGCAGGAGTTGTCGCGTTTCCTGACCTGGCCCTCGGGCGGGCAAGGCGAGCGGCGCCACAGTTCGCGCTACCTGCGCCAGCCGCATGCGCCGCGCGCCCCGGGCAACGGCAGCGGACCGGCCGCCAGGACGGCCGTACCGTCTCCCGGCGCCAAGGTCGTGGCGGTGGCCGGCAAGGCGATCGCGGAAGTCGTCGTCGGCAGCGCGCAGTTGGCGCTGATGCGTGACAAAGAGTGA
- a CDS encoding LysR substrate-binding domain-containing protein has product MRFDLVDLRLFLHVAEGGSITAGAARAHLSLAAASQRIQELEAALGAALLVRGRRGVQPTPAGEVVVRHARALVRQLAHMEAELAEHAGGLKGQVRVLCNTAALSEYLPQVLAGFMARHAGVDVDLEERPSFDAALAVRAGAADLAIVTDTVDLSGLQAYPFRRDRLVAVAAPAQARRLLGEDVTRPGATVGFSRLADVEQVGLAGDSALFRYLARQAEQSGRLLRARVRVRSFEAVCQVVAGGIGVGIVSEPAARRCAQAMDLAVIELADAWALRRLVVCVRSLDELPRQAQLLVEALRAEWVG; this is encoded by the coding sequence ATGCGATTCGACCTGGTGGATCTACGCCTGTTCCTGCATGTGGCGGAAGGCGGCAGCATCACCGCCGGCGCCGCCCGTGCGCACCTGTCGCTGGCGGCGGCCAGCCAGCGCATCCAGGAACTGGAAGCGGCGCTCGGCGCGGCGCTGCTGGTGCGCGGCCGGCGCGGCGTGCAGCCGACGCCGGCCGGCGAGGTGGTGGTGCGCCATGCGCGTGCGCTGGTGCGGCAGCTGGCGCACATGGAGGCGGAACTGGCCGAGCACGCCGGCGGCCTGAAGGGGCAGGTGCGCGTGCTGTGCAACACCGCGGCCCTGAGCGAATACCTGCCGCAGGTGCTGGCCGGCTTCATGGCGCGCCACGCCGGCGTCGACGTCGACCTGGAGGAGCGGCCCAGCTTCGATGCCGCGCTGGCGGTGCGCGCGGGCGCCGCCGACCTCGCCATCGTCACCGACACGGTCGACCTGTCCGGCCTGCAGGCCTACCCGTTCCGCCGCGACCGCCTGGTGGCGGTGGCGGCGCCGGCGCAGGCGCGGCGGCTGCTGGGAGAGGACGTCACGCGGCCCGGCGCCACGGTGGGGTTTTCGCGATTGGCGGACGTCGAGCAGGTCGGCCTGGCCGGCGACAGCGCCTTGTTCCGCTACCTGGCGCGCCAGGCCGAGCAATCCGGGCGCCTGCTGCGCGCGCGTGTGCGGGTGCGCAGCTTCGAGGCGGTCTGCCAGGTGGTGGCCGGCGGGATCGGGGTCGGCATCGTGTCCGAACCGGCGGCGCGCCGCTGCGCGCAGGCGATGGATCTCGCCGTCATCGAACTGGCCGATGCCTGGGCCTTGCGGCGGCTGGTGGTGTGCGTGCGCAGCCTGGACGAGCTGCCGCGCCAGGCGCAATTGCTGGTGGAAGCCTTGCGGGCGGAATGGGTAGGGTAG
- a CDS encoding ABC transporter substrate-binding protein yields the protein MKVNVFGKTLSTIVAALLAAGAAQAQETVRLGNLKFAHYGAVSYIKEIAPKCGIKVEERVFAKGLDVMQAIIAGEIDVGTTASEAAISGRAGNAPIYVVAGFAKGGARLVAGQGANIKSVRDLKGKKVGVTRGGIQEVLLMAELQKAGLSADAAPGKDVQLVFLAYADLNQALLGKNIDAMMQSEPQSSQAINKGFGVEVIKPYDTPIGEPVRTMVMTEKFYNTRRPLAEKFMRCFVQATSAFIKDPALAEKYVRDSVFKGQISSDDFRDAMGNAAYTYDVTPEHIQVTTDIMARTGVGRMARPPAAKEWVKTDLLEAAKKSLNVQ from the coding sequence ATGAAGGTAAACGTGTTCGGCAAGACCCTGTCCACCATCGTCGCGGCGCTGCTCGCCGCTGGTGCCGCCCAGGCCCAGGAAACGGTCCGCCTCGGCAACCTCAAGTTCGCGCACTACGGCGCGGTGTCGTACATCAAGGAAATCGCGCCGAAGTGCGGCATCAAGGTCGAGGAGCGCGTGTTCGCCAAGGGCCTGGACGTGATGCAGGCCATCATCGCCGGCGAGATCGACGTCGGCACCACGGCGTCGGAAGCGGCGATCTCGGGCCGCGCCGGCAACGCGCCGATCTACGTGGTGGCCGGCTTCGCCAAGGGCGGCGCGCGCCTGGTGGCGGGGCAGGGTGCCAACATCAAGTCGGTGCGCGACCTGAAGGGTAAAAAGGTCGGCGTGACCCGCGGCGGCATCCAGGAAGTGCTGCTGATGGCCGAACTGCAAAAGGCCGGCCTGAGTGCCGACGCCGCGCCCGGCAAGGACGTGCAGCTGGTGTTCCTGGCCTACGCCGACCTGAACCAGGCGCTGCTGGGCAAGAACATCGACGCCATGATGCAGTCGGAACCGCAATCCTCGCAGGCGATCAACAAGGGCTTCGGCGTCGAGGTCATCAAGCCGTACGACACGCCGATCGGCGAGCCGGTGCGCACCATGGTCATGACGGAAAAGTTCTACAACACGCGCCGTCCGCTGGCCGAGAAATTCATGCGCTGCTTCGTGCAGGCCACCAGCGCCTTCATCAAGGATCCGGCGCTGGCCGAGAAATACGTGCGCGACAGCGTGTTCAAGGGCCAGATCAGCAGCGACGATTTCCGCGACGCGATGGGCAACGCCGCCTATACCTACGACGTCACGCCGGAACACATCCAGGTCACCACCGACATCATGGCCAGGACCGGCGTCGGCCGCATGGCCAGGCCGCCGGCGGCGAAGGAGTGGGTCAAGACCGACCTGCTGGAGGCGGCCAAGAAAAGCCTCAACGTCCAATGA
- the ffh gene encoding signal recognition particle protein has product MLDNLTQRLAKVVKTMRGEARLTEANTAEMLREVRLALLEADVALPAVREFIAKVKEKALGEEVIGSLSPGQALVGVVQKELAALMGADLGPEAAQLSFAQQPPAIILMAGLQGVGKTTTTGKLAKYLREQKKKKVLTVSADVYRPAAIAQLESVTKQVGADFFPSTANDKPVDIARNALDWAKKHYHDVLIIDTAGRLGIDEAMMQEIAAVHAAVNPVETLFVVDAMLGQDAINTAKAFNDALPLTGVVLTKLDGDSRGGAALSVRHVTGKPIKFAGVSEKLDGLEAFDPTRMANRVLGMGDILALVEEARKGVDMQAAADMANKIKSGGKFDMNDFKAQLTQMKKMGGMSGLLDKLPAQFQQAAAGANMDQAEKQVRRMCGIIDSMTPLERAKPELIKANRKRRIAAGAGVQVQEVNRMLNQYDQMNTMMKKLKGGGLMKMMRGMKGMMPGMR; this is encoded by the coding sequence ATGCTGGATAACTTAACCCAACGCCTTGCCAAGGTCGTCAAGACGATGCGCGGCGAGGCGCGCCTGACCGAGGCCAACACCGCCGAGATGCTGCGCGAAGTGCGCCTGGCCCTGCTCGAGGCCGACGTGGCGCTGCCGGCCGTGCGCGAATTCATCGCCAAGGTGAAGGAAAAGGCCCTGGGCGAGGAAGTCATCGGTTCGCTGTCACCGGGCCAGGCCCTGGTCGGCGTGGTGCAGAAGGAACTGGCGGCGCTGATGGGCGCCGACCTCGGTCCGGAAGCGGCGCAATTGTCGTTCGCCCAGCAACCGCCGGCGATCATCCTGATGGCCGGCCTGCAGGGCGTGGGCAAGACCACCACCACCGGCAAGCTGGCCAAGTACCTGCGCGAGCAGAAGAAGAAAAAGGTGCTGACCGTGTCGGCCGACGTGTACCGCCCGGCCGCGATCGCGCAGCTGGAATCGGTGACGAAACAGGTCGGCGCCGACTTCTTCCCGTCCACCGCCAACGACAAGCCGGTCGACATCGCCAGGAACGCGCTCGACTGGGCCAAGAAGCACTACCACGACGTCCTGATCATCGACACCGCCGGCCGCCTCGGCATCGACGAAGCGATGATGCAGGAGATCGCGGCCGTGCACGCGGCCGTGAACCCGGTCGAGACCCTGTTCGTGGTCGACGCCATGCTCGGCCAGGACGCCATCAATACCGCGAAAGCCTTCAACGATGCGCTGCCGCTGACCGGCGTGGTGCTGACCAAGCTCGACGGCGACTCGCGCGGCGGCGCCGCGCTGTCGGTGCGCCACGTGACCGGCAAGCCGATCAAGTTCGCGGGCGTCTCGGAAAAGCTGGATGGCCTGGAAGCCTTCGATCCAACGCGGATGGCCAACCGCGTGCTGGGCATGGGCGACATCCTGGCGCTGGTGGAAGAAGCGCGCAAGGGCGTGGACATGCAGGCCGCGGCCGACATGGCCAACAAGATCAAGTCGGGCGGCAAGTTCGACATGAACGACTTCAAGGCCCAGCTGACGCAGATGAAGAAGATGGGCGGCATGTCCGGGCTGCTGGACAAGCTGCCGGCGCAGTTCCAGCAGGCCGCGGCCGGCGCCAACATGGACCAGGCCGAGAAGCAGGTGCGGCGCATGTGCGGCATCATCGATTCGATGACGCCGCTGGAGCGCGCCAAGCCGGAGCTGATCAAGGCCAACCGCAAGCGCCGCATCGCGGCCGGCGCCGGCGTGCAGGTGCAGGAAGTCAACCGCATGCTGAACCAGTACGACCAGATGAACACCATGATGAAGAAGCTCAAGGGCGGCGGCCTGATGAAGATGATGCGCGGGATGAAGGGCATGATGCCGGGCATGCGCTGA
- a CDS encoding DUF1841 family protein → MFTPSSHDVRRFFCEAWRKRRAGEVLTPMDAIAADWIDRHPEYHDALRDADAAVARDYSVEGGQANPFLHLSMHLSITEQLSIDQPRGIRAAFETLAGRIGEHEAYHEVMECLGEMVWSAQRHGTLPDTDAYVECVRKRAR, encoded by the coding sequence ATGTTCACCCCTTCTTCCCACGACGTGCGCCGCTTCTTTTGCGAGGCCTGGCGCAAGCGCCGCGCCGGCGAAGTCCTGACCCCGATGGATGCGATCGCCGCCGACTGGATCGACCGGCATCCCGAATACCACGACGCCCTGCGCGACGCCGACGCGGCGGTGGCGCGCGACTATTCGGTCGAGGGCGGCCAGGCCAATCCGTTCCTGCACCTGTCGATGCATCTGTCGATCACCGAGCAGCTGTCGATCGACCAGCCGCGCGGTATCCGCGCCGCCTTCGAGACGCTGGCCGGCCGCATCGGCGAGCACGAGGCCTACCACGAAGTGATGGAATGCCTGGGCGAGATGGTCTGGAGCGCGCAGCGCCACGGCACGCTGCCCGATACAGATGCCTACGTCGAGTGCGTGCGCAAGCGCGCGCGCTGA
- a CDS encoding sulfite exporter TauE/SafE family protein, producing MDTIILGQRPLALAFIFLVFLLAGTVKGVVGLGLPTVAVGLLGTLMAPREAAALLVLPSLVTNVWQLTAGPAIGPLWRRLWPMLAGIAAGTLAGGLLVPAAADAAASASAIADANAALGGALVLYAASGLASYTLPVAPRFEAVAGPLVGAATGAITAFTGVFVIPAVPYLGGLRLERDALVQALGLAFTASTCALAASLLLAGEWRPGVAGASFAALLPALLGMWLGQRVRGRIRPALFRRCFFVGLLALGAHLMLRPFLH from the coding sequence ATGGACACGATCATACTCGGCCAGCGCCCACTCGCGCTGGCCTTCATTTTCCTGGTTTTCCTGTTGGCCGGCACGGTCAAGGGCGTGGTCGGACTGGGCTTGCCGACGGTGGCGGTCGGCCTGCTGGGTACGTTGATGGCGCCGCGCGAGGCGGCGGCGCTCTTGGTCCTGCCTTCGCTGGTGACGAACGTGTGGCAGCTGACGGCCGGTCCCGCCATCGGCCCACTGTGGCGCCGCCTGTGGCCGATGCTGGCCGGGATCGCCGCCGGCACGCTGGCCGGCGGCCTGCTGGTGCCGGCGGCCGCCGATGCGGCGGCTTCCGCTTCCGCCATCGCCGATGCCAATGCGGCGCTGGGCGGCGCGCTGGTGCTGTATGCGGCCAGCGGCCTGGCGTCATATACGCTGCCGGTGGCGCCGCGCTTCGAGGCCGTGGCCGGGCCGCTGGTCGGCGCGGCCACCGGCGCCATCACCGCCTTTACCGGTGTGTTCGTGATCCCGGCGGTGCCTTACCTGGGCGGCCTGCGCCTGGAACGCGACGCGCTGGTGCAGGCGCTCGGGCTGGCGTTCACGGCGTCCACCTGCGCGCTGGCCGCTTCGCTGCTGCTGGCCGGGGAGTGGCGGCCGGGCGTGGCCGGGGCGTCGTTTGCTGCGCTGCTGCCGGCGCTGCTCGGCATGTGGCTGGGGCAGCGGGTGCGCGGGCGCATCCGGCCGGCGCTGTTCCGGCGCTGCTTCTTCGTCGGCTTGCTGGCGCTGGGAGCGCATTTGATGCTGCGGCCGTTTTTGCATTGA
- a CDS encoding SWIB/MDM2 domain-containing protein, with the protein MATAKKTTAAPAKKAAAKPAAAAKPAAKKAAAPAKEAESTKAPAKAAAPKAAATKTAAARKPNAAFMKEMTPSETLAAVVGTKPLPRTEVTKKVWEYIKKQDLQDAANRRMINADDKLKAVFGGKAQVSMFEMTKLISDHLK; encoded by the coding sequence ATGGCAACAGCCAAAAAAACCACCGCAGCACCGGCGAAGAAGGCCGCTGCCAAGCCGGCTGCAGCGGCGAAGCCGGCAGCTAAGAAGGCAGCAGCTCCTGCCAAGGAAGCAGAATCGACGAAAGCACCGGCCAAGGCAGCAGCACCCAAGGCAGCGGCAACCAAGACCGCCGCAGCCCGCAAGCCCAACGCCGCGTTCATGAAAGAGATGACCCCGTCGGAAACCCTGGCAGCCGTCGTCGGCACCAAGCCGCTGCCGCGCACCGAAGTGACCAAGAAAGTCTGGGAATACATCAAGAAGCAAGACCTGCAGGATGCAGCGAACCGCCGCATGATCAATGCGGACGACAAGCTGAAAGCCGTGTTCGGCGGCAAAGCGCAGGTGTCGATGTTCGAAATGACCAAGCTGATCTCGGATCACCTCAAATAA
- a CDS encoding ABC transporter permease → MVKRRWQDAAAGLVVPVVAIGIWQWVASMGWVNEHVLPSPLAVWRKWVAYLLPLQDYAAWRDNNPHGGRLAWAVSGELVVDSLGSLYRVVVGFAVGAGLALPLGLAMGASRIVYAWLNPLVQLLRPIPPIAYIPLSILWFGLGNPPAIFLIALGAFFPVLMNTIAGVRQVDGIYLRAARNLGAGGTTLFLRVILPAAVPYILTGVRIGIGTAFIVVIVSEMIAVNNGLGFRILEAREYFWSDKIIAGMITIGLLGLAIDAGMNRLNNHLLRWHRGLEH, encoded by the coding sequence ATGGTGAAGCGCAGGTGGCAGGACGCCGCGGCCGGCCTGGTGGTGCCGGTCGTGGCGATCGGGATCTGGCAATGGGTGGCCAGCATGGGATGGGTCAACGAGCACGTGCTGCCGTCGCCGCTGGCGGTGTGGCGCAAGTGGGTGGCCTACCTGCTGCCGCTGCAGGACTACGCCGCCTGGCGCGACAACAATCCGCACGGCGGCCGGCTGGCGTGGGCGGTCTCGGGCGAACTGGTGGTCGACTCGCTCGGCAGCCTGTACCGGGTGGTGGTCGGCTTCGCCGTCGGCGCCGGGCTGGCGCTGCCGCTCGGCCTGGCGATGGGCGCCAGCCGCATCGTGTACGCCTGGCTGAATCCGCTGGTGCAGCTGCTGCGGCCGATCCCGCCGATCGCCTATATTCCGCTGTCGATCCTGTGGTTCGGGCTGGGCAATCCGCCGGCGATCTTCCTGATCGCGCTGGGCGCCTTTTTCCCGGTGCTGATGAACACCATCGCCGGCGTGCGCCAGGTCGACGGCATTTACTTGCGCGCGGCGCGCAACCTGGGGGCCGGCGGCACGACCCTGTTCCTGCGGGTGATCCTGCCGGCAGCCGTGCCCTACATCCTGACCGGCGTGCGCATCGGCATCGGCACCGCCTTCATCGTGGTGATCGTGTCCGAGATGATCGCGGTGAACAACGGCCTCGGTTTCCGCATCCTGGAAGCGCGCGAGTACTTCTGGTCGGACAAGATCATCGCCGGCATGATCACCATCGGCCTGCTCGGCCTGGCGATCGACGCCGGCATGAACCGGCTGAACAACCATCTGCTGCGCTGGCACCGCGGCCTGGAGCACTGA